One region of Triticum aestivum cultivar Chinese Spring chromosome 6B, IWGSC CS RefSeq v2.1, whole genome shotgun sequence genomic DNA includes:
- the LOC123135622 gene encoding uncharacterized protein: MLHLRQRALSHLLSAAPAPSTPPLLSLHRLLSAAAAAISPNPRFAVEDYLVGTCGLTRAQALKASAKLSHLKSPSKPDAVLAFLAGLGLSGADVAALVAKDPQFLCAGVETTLSPVVVGLTGLGLSPSDIARIVSLAPGQFRHRSVVSKLEYYLPLLGSIDNLLRPLKHGSGFLGSHLERVVKPNVKLLAECGLGACDIAKLFIQIPMIFTASPERALEMVATAERIGVPRGSGMFRQALHAVAFLSEEKITAKVEQLKKTLRWSDADVGIAVSKLPTLLRRSKEVLQLKSEFLRSKVGLEPAYIAHRPAMLTYNLEGRLRPRYYVMRFLKENGLLSHGRDYYAMVSISEKVFVEKFICPHKQAAPHLAEDYAAACTGQVPATFRFT; encoded by the coding sequence ATGCTCCACCTCCGGCAGCGCGCCCTCTCCCATCTCCTCTCCGCCGCACCAGCTCCTTccacaccccctctcctctctctccaccgcctcctctccGCGGCCGCGGCCGCCATCTCCCCGAACCCTAGATTCGCCGTCGAGGACTACCTCGTCGGCACCTGCGGCCTCACCCGTGCCCAGGCACTCAAGGCCTCCGCCAAGCTCTCCCACCTCAAGTCCCCATCCAAGCCCGACGCCGTCCTCGCAttcctcgccggcctcggcctctccgGCGCTGAtgtcgccgccctcgtcgccaaGGACCCGCAGTTCCTCTGCGCCGGCGTGGAGACAACCCTGTCCCCCGTCGTCGTCGGTCTCACGGGGCTCGGTCTATCCCCTTCTGATATCGCGCGCATCGTCTCGCTCGCCCCGGGACAATTCCGCCATAGATCTGTCGTCTCCAAGCTGGAGTACTACCTGCCGCTCTTGGGCTCCATCGACAACTTGCTCCGGCCGCTCAAACACGGCTCCGGCTTCCTCGGCTCCCACCTCGAGAGGGTGGTCAAGCCCAATGTGAAGCTCCTGGCAGAGTGCGGGCTAGGTGCTTGTGATATTGCCAAGCTGTTCATTCAAATACCGATGATCTTCACCGCCAGCCCAGAGCGTGCCCTGGAGATGGTCGCGACCGCCGAACGTATAGGTGTGCCCCGTGGCTCTGGGATGTTTAGGCAGGCACTGCATGCTGTCGCATTTCTCAGCGAGGAGAAGATTACTGCCAAAGTGGAACAGTTGAAGAAGACATTGAGGTGGTCGGATGCCGATGTTGGCATTGCTGTGTCCAAGTTGCCGACTCTTCTGAGACGGTCAAAGGAAGTGCTGCAGCTCAAGTCCGAGTTCCTCCGCTCTAAGGTGGGCTTGGAACCGGCGTACATTGCTCATCGACCCGCTATGCTCACTTACAACCTGGAGGGCCGGCTCAGGCCCCGGTACTATGTTATGAGGTTTCTTAAGGAAAATGGATTGTTAAGTCACGGCAGAGACTACTATGCTATGGTCTCGATCAGCGAGAAGGTATTTGTGGAGAAGTTCATATGCCCTCACAAGCAAGCTGCACCACACCTTGCTGAAGACTATGCAGCTGCTTGCACAGGACAGGTGCCTGCTACATTCAGATTTACATGA